From the Candidatus Saccharibacteria bacterium genome, the window ATTCAGCTTGCGCGTAGAGATATGGTGGCCCTTGAGGAACTCCTGAAGCTTGGTGGTGTCGGGGATGTTCCCGTTGTGCGCAAAGGCTAAGTCGTGCTTGTCGTCTAAGAATGGCTGGTTAAAACAGTCGTCGGTGCCACCAGAGGTAGAATAGCGGTTGTGACCGATGGCAATATGGCCAGGAAGCTTCACCAGGTCATCTTCGCGGTAGACAGTTGTCACGAGTCCAAAGTCACTGTGCAAGTGCAAGTTTTTGCCATCGCTGCTCGCTATACCCGAGCTTTCTTGCCCGCGATGTTGGAGTGCACATAGCCCATAAAACGACAAACGAGCCGCTTCTACTTCTGGGCTCGCTCCAAATATGCCAAAAACGGCACATTTTTCTTTTGGACGCATATAAGACTGGTTAATAACCATGTGTCGGAAATCCTCCGGGAGTAAACGCCAAACAGACAGCCCTACCATTATCTGTCCATTACATTCGCTCCGTACTTCCTATATAGTACCGCTTTTGTATAGTTGTACGCAAGCTACGGGAGGAGTTCGGGTTCTTGACAGAGGGTGATACCAAAGCGAGATTGGACGGCTTGGGTAATTTCATCGCGGAATTTCAGGAGGTCAGCGGTGCTTTTGGCGTGTTCGTTGACGAGTACAAGTGGTTGGGCGGGCCATGTTGCCATGCCAGTCCTGCTATCGTGCACGTCTTTGTAGCCCACTTGTTCAATCAGCCAGGCAGCGGGGATTTTGACGCCACCGCCTTCGCTTGGGTAGTTGGGCATGGTGGGGTAGGTTTCTATGAGTTCAATGAATGTTTTTCCGTCTACGATTGGGTTTGCGAAAAACGAGCCGTTATTTGCGACGAGCGCTGGGTCTGGTAGCTTGGTGCTGCGAATGTCAATGACGGCATCGCGAATGACCCTTGGGGTCACAGGCCCATTCACTGGGTGCTCGGCGAGGTACTTCTCGACAGCACTGTAGTAAGGCGGGAAGGGGTTTCCGGCTGTGAGGTGAAGTGTAATGGCAGTTATGAAAAACCGCTCGCGGTATTCGGTCTGAAACAGGCTATGGCGGTAGGAGAACCCGCAGGCCTCTGTTGGCACAGTGGTCAGCTGACCGGTGGTACGGTCAAATACTTCGACGCTAGTGATAGTTTGGGCGATTTCCTGGCCGTATGCTCCAACATTTTGTACCGGTGTTGCCCCGGCAGTGCCCGGAATGAGACTGAGTGCTTCAATGCCCGTGAGCCCGGCAGCTACGCTGCGACCGACCACCGTATCCCAGATTTCGCCAGCCCCAACGGTTATGAAGTGGCTGTCGAGCGACACGTAATCTTCGTAGCCAAGTATACGATTTACCATAATGAGTCCCGGAAAACCTTCGTCCCGCCAGACGATGTTACTACCGCCTCCAATCATGAGCATGGGCAGCTCCTTCTCACTAGCCCAGCGGAAGGCTTCCTTTAGGTCTTCGCGCGTATGGATTTCGGTAAGATAGGCTGCCTCGCCGCCAAGGCGCATGGTAGAGTAGCTGGCAAGAGAAACGTGTTCGTTTATGGTGAGCATAACCCCAGTATACACCCAGTATCGCTCTTGCACATCGGCCCTAACAGGGATAGAATAGAAAGCCTATGGCACAGAAAGATACGTCCGCACCATACAGCCTACTCGGCAAAAAGCTTCGCAAGCTCCGTGAAGCGCACCGCGAAAGTGTTGCAGAGGTATCTGGTGCAGTGGAAATTGAAGAAAAATATCTTTCAAACATAGAGGCGGGCAAAGACCGCCCCAGCGAAGACATACTCTTACTACTCATTAGTCACTTTGGACTAGAGGACGATAACGCAGATGAGCTCTGGCACTTGGCCGGCTACCATCAACATGAAGATAGCGAACCGCACGCCCACACCGAGCAAGACGATGCTCGTCAGCGTACTGCCGCCATGATGATAATGCTTGACCCGCGAGTAATGTACAGCGATAGCGTGGAAGTTGTTTCCAACAAGCAGGGAGTTATAGTCAACTTCTCTCAGACAGCCGGGCCAGATGCGCCGCACCTGACTATTTCGCGGATTGGCATGAGCTACGACCAAGCAAAAGCGGTCATGGGCATTTTGCACCAAGTACTGTATAACCACGATAATCCTGGTAATACCCGTCGGCTTAGCGGCGGAAAAGCAAATAAACCCGAGTAGTAAGCCCGAGGAAGCTACGGGTTGGCCGACTTCACGTCTATAAACTCTTGGCAAAACCGTTCAAACACGGCGTTTGTCCAGCCGAAGCCGGTTTGGCTGGGGTACACGCCTTTTTGCGGTGGTTTGTCGGGGCTAACCACATTGTATTTTTCCAGAAACACGCCATGTTCATTGAACCAGTCAAGGTTGGTGTGGAGCCATTTCGTAGCAATTCGTTCAGCGTCCTCACGGTAGCCGTATTTCAACAGGCCTTCCACGACAATGAAGTGGAGCGGTGCCCAGCCATTCGGGAAGGCCCACTGGACGGGCATGCTACCGGGCACAAACTGCCCAAGTGGTAAAGCGTCGGTTGTAGCGAGACCGCCTTTATTTTCAAATCGCCGCAGTGCTTTCACGAGATTTGCAGCCCGTTTTTCGCTTACCATTCCAGCCCACATGGGGAAATATGCCGCTAGACTACTTATGTTACCGCGTCTCTGTTTTTTAAAGTCATAGTCGTAGTACAGGCCACGTAGTTGGTCCCACATGAGTTCATTCATGGTTTTTTTGCGGCTCTCGGCTGCCGTAAGCCATTTTTTTGCCCCCTCTTCGTTGCCAAAAATTCTTTCAGCGCGGGCAAAATCGGTCTCATATTTATAAAGCAGCGCATTTAAGTCGACCGGAAGATAATGTAGCGCCCTGCGGTTAAACCGTGGGGTCATATCCCAGCCGCTTTCGGCCTCGGCAAGGTCATGAAGGTGGTTAATATCGTAGTAGCGGCTGAGATTTTTGTACACAAGCCGTTCGTTGGGCTTCTTTGTGCCGCACCATACGACGCGATATTCTTCCTGCGCAACGGATATTGCTTTTTTTAACCAAGTTTCACTAAGGGAATAGGCACTGTAAACATCAAATATAAAACTGGTTAGGAGCGGCGGTTGTGACCGCCCGGTTAGGTACGTTCGAGAAGCATTTGGGACAGCTCCAAACCGCTCAAACAAATACAGCAGATTCTCTAGTATGCCGATGACTAAGTCTCGGTGCGGTTCATCTAATATGCCTTGTACCATAAAGTAACTATCCCAGTAGTACAGTTCGTTATAGTCAAAGCTGGCCGTTTCATCGTAGCTGGGCACAAGGTATGGGTTTGGCATGCCGAGCAAGCTTTCATCATCTGCTGGATGGTAACGCTCCAGCTTTACCCAATAGTCGGCAATGTAAGATCGAGCAGTAGCAACATCTGTGGCCGACAATGGTACGTGTTTTGCGGGTAGTAGTTTTCGCGCCGCCTGTTCGGCCGCGGCCATTGCTTTGTCGAACAGCTCGTTATCTAGCATATGCTTTAAGCGTATGCTGTCGCCCCCGCCGCGTCAACGGTAAAACCGACATGTGTCCCTCGTAACGGGCGTGTACGTGATGCGCGAAATACTATCGTAGCCTCCGCCTCTCCCGCCAGTAACATATCACAACACATTTCCAACCTTGGGAGGACTGTCCTCCCAAGGCTCCCGAAACTAAAGATATGAGAGTTTTGTCCGCTCTGCAAGTGTTGCTCGATTGCAGTGGGTACAAGCTGGGGGAGGGTATGCCTAGGACTGCTTTTTTCGTAACATTGCTACGCCAGCGAAGATAATACAAATTCCAGTGAGGCTGAAAACTAGCTGCAAGATACGTAAGTACGCTGAAGGGTGAGCGTTCGTAATTATGATGACGAGCATACAGAGGCCAAGCGTAGTCAGGGAGGAACCAAGCAGGATTAATACAATCGGTTGTCGGGGCGGTGATTGCTTTTTCATGTTTTTTACTATACGCCGCAGTATATTCCAATCCAAGAATGAGCCTGAAGCTACCAGAAACAAACAGCTAGCGTTTTGTATATAGTGTCTTCAACAACTGGTCTTTTGCTTTGTTCATGGCTATCGCCCAAGCTGTATCACTTTCAGCATACGCCACTTCGTCTAGTTTCTCAAAACTGCTGCCTGTCTTCAGGTATTGTTTGGCGTCTGGCAATGACTTCAGCTTCTCGTACGGTACCATGTACCCATTGACTGGGTAGCGATGTGTCCTCTTGCCCGTCTTTGAGTCAACGCTCGTTATGCGGTAACCGCAGGGTCGGTGGAAGTTCAGGTAGGGCACAAACCACGTACAGTACCAGCTGTTAATATCCGGAGCATATTCCCTGGGTATATGCGCATAGCCTAGGGCTTTTCGGATAATGCTACCATTCTTGGTTTCAACCAATCCATTGTCTCCGCTTTGGTAGGCTCGAGACTTACTGAGCTTGATGAGCATTGCTTTCAGGAGGGCAGCAACTTGTTTGTTGATGTACTCCGAGCCATTGTCGGCGTGGAATTCTACAATGACAAATGGGAACAGCACCAAAGCTGCTTCGAGGGCTGGCAGCATGTAACGCTCAGTGATTCTCTCGACCGCGACCACCACCTCCCACTGGGTAACTTCATCAACCAGATTGATGTGGTACACACCCTTTTCTTTGTCCTTATCTCCCTGGTGGACAGTATCTATACGGATGAAGCCAGGTTGACCGTTCGGGCGTGGTTTGCGGCGCTCGCCAATAGCTATTGTTGTTGCTTGCGTTTTGGTGAACGTATGGCTTTGGTTACGGTATGTTACGGTGCCACGTAGATTGTATATGTGGCTGACGGAGATTGCGCTAAGTCGTTCGTAGCGTGCATCGCCAAATGTCACAAAGGCTCGTTGGGCTAGAACTTTTGCCGCTTTGCCACTGAGCCGATCATGGGCATCATCCAGCTCTGCTAGCAGCCCAATGTCTTCACGCGTGTAGCGCAGTGCAAACTGGTTTCTCATGTTCACTGGCTCCAGCGCAATACAGCCAGTCCGCAGGTACTGTCCAATAAGCCGAGTCACCTGGGCACGGCTGTACCCCGTGACGGCTATGGCGTATTCTCGAACGACGCCTTTGTCTTTTTTGCCCAAGTGCTGGTAGTCAAGACGAACGACCAGTTGCTGTAACCAGGCATAAGCCTCTTGCTTATGTACGATTGTAAGGTCAAGTGACTGAGTGCCTGAGACAAACTGTCTGAGTTCTTCAATAGTTGGTAGCGTGTGTTGCTGCATAGTAATAGTCATCCTCCCATGCTATGCCAGCTGTCGATATTTCAGGCTCATAGTATTTTAGAACCTGATAGGCGGTTCAGGCTCATTTTGCGTTGGATAAGAGTGCCGCTCGACGCCGCTCGACAAGAGAAGTATAATGACACACATAAGCAAGGAATAAACATGAAAACCTGGAAAGATGTGAATGCGATTTACCAGATTTATCCGCGTAGCTTTCAGGATAGCAATGGGGATGGTGTGGGCGACCTGCAGGGGATTATTCGTCGACTGCCGTACTTGAAGGGGGAGCCAGATTCACTTGGGGTAGATGCGGTGTGGTTCTCGCCTTTTTTTCCGAGCCCCATGGCCGACTTTGGCTATGATGTGAGTGACTACTGCAACATAGATCCACTGTTTGGCAGTCTTGATGACTTCAAGGAGCTTATAGCAAAAGCACACGAGCGAGACATTAAAGTCATGATAGATTTTGTGCCGAACCATTCATCTGACCAGCACCCGTGGTTTCAGGAGTCGAAATCTTCCCGTGATAACCCAAAACGTGACTATTATGTCTGGCGTGATGCCAAACCAGACGGCTCCCCACCAAACAACTGGATTAGCATATTCGGTGGCTCTGCCTGGGAGTGGGATGAAGCGACCGGGCAGTACTACCTACATACATTCCTCAAAGAGCAGCCTGACTGGAACTGGGAAAACCCAGACGTTCGCCGTGAAATGCAGCGAGTTCTGCGGTTTTGGTTTGACCTAGGCGTAGACGGAATGCGGGCAGATGCGGTGCGCTGGATTTCCAAGGATGAACACTTACGTGACGATCCGCTTAATCCTGCATTTATAGAGACGCCCAGCGCGGATCCGTACTGGAGGCTGCTTCACGTGCACAGTCGTTTTGGACCGCACTTATTTGACTATTTGCGTGAGCTCACCGATGTTGTCGAGCAGTATCCTGACCGAATTATGATATTTGAAGACTACCCCGACGGCGTCTTTACCACGCGCGACCAATATCTTGGCTTTTATGGGGTGAACCCGCGCGTGAGCATGCCATTTAATTTCGAAGGCATAAATGCTACCTTTACGGCGCAACATTTCAGAGGGTTCATAACTGAGTTTCAAGGCTTTATCGACCCATCGCAGCACACCCCTGTTTACTGTTTTGGCAACCATGACCAGCCGCGACTGGTTTCACGGGTTGGCGAGCGTCAGGCGAGCCTCATAGCTATATTACAGACAACACTGCCGGGGCTGCCGGTTATGTACTATGGTGATGAACTTGGAATGAAAAATGCCTACATCGCTCCCGACGAAGAACAAGACCCACTCAACGCTATTAAGCCTGGTTTAGGCCTAGGGCGTGACCCTGAACGTACGCCGATGCAGTGGGACGGCGGTCAGTATGCTGGCTTCAGTGATGCCAAGCCATGGCTACCCCTTGCTGGCCAGCATGAACAGTGCAACATTGCGACAATGTCGCAAAAACATGATACGTTTCTTTCGCTCTACCGTTGGCTTCTCGACTTCCGTTCTCGGAGCAACGTGCTCAAGCATGGTGGCTATGAAACACTCGATGCAACAAACCCGCACGTGTTTTCTTTTGCCCGGATGCTTGGTAATGAACAGCTGCTTATAGTCCTGAATTTTTCCAATCGACGCCGCAGTTATGACCTGCCACCGGGAAGCCATATTCTAATGTCCTCGATGCAGTCATGCTCGGCCGGTATATCTCGAAAAAATCAGCTTAAACTTCAGCCGTACGAGGCCGTGATAGTTGGGCAAATGCACTCCGCCTAAGGTGGCTTTGCTAGTACGATCTATTGTCCCTGGCCTAATGCCGGTATCAAACAAGGGTTCTAGAGAATCAACAGAGTTTTTTTAGAGCACCAAACAATCACTACAGCAAATATCGTAATATAAAAAAATATGGTATAGTATAGATATATGGAAATGACAGTCCCATCGCATATTGAGGAAGCGGCCAGGTATGCGGTGACTATCGCACGTGCAGCATGGGAACAGCGTGGTATCGATGTACCTGTCGGTGCGGTTGCTCTCTCTTCCGTATGGACGTGCGGGATTGGAGTAGCATCAGATAAAAGACTAAATGCCCCAGAGCTGCACGCTGAAATATATGCAATCTTGAGCGCGAGCTTAGGCTTGCCTAGATCGAGTATTGATACAATCGTCTCGACAATGGAGCCGTGTCGCGCCTGCCGTACAAACATACCAAGACATGCTCCAAGCGTGACTACAGTATACTATCTGTTACCTCGTGAAGATCTGGAGGATTTAGGGCTCGTTAGGCGATATAGCGCTGCCGAGAGAGCAGAGCTGCCGCCCACCAGTTACGAGGGAATCGTACTGCCCTTAGAAGGTTTACGCGTTGAAATGCTCACTTTGCTAGGTCAGTTGACACGTGATCACACGACCGGAGAAACGGTAGTAAGGAAAAAATAACTGGTTAGACGAAAACTAAACTGGCATTGGGGTACAATAACAGATATGGACGATAAAGATGAAGTAAAACTACCCTGTGCAGACAAGATTGCCTTTGACACAAAAAAACAGGCTGCAGCCACGGCTACCACAAGTGAATACTGGTACGGCCGCCGCCCCCACGCCTATCACTGCCGCCACTGCCACCTATGGCACCTCTCCACATCACCAAAAGACTAGCGTATACTTGCTAGTGCAACCGAAGCATCCTGTATCGTCAACGAGGCGATAGCCGAGCTTTAGGGCAGGAGGAGAGCAGTATTCGGATTTATTCCGAATCGGCGAAGAGGTGAGGATAGTCAGTGACTGTCGGCAAGGGAATGTTCCGGTGCAAACTTGTTTGCAACAGTGAACTTCCGGGGCCGCAGGATGCGGCTAGGCCTCTTGGATAGGGATTGTAGCTCAGTTGGCGTTGGTCGCAGCATTCACATTGACGCAAGTCGGGGTGAGACCCGCCAGTGGCGGGTCGCAAGGGAAACTTCCGGGTCAGGCTGTGCCTGACGCCGTGAAGTTCCGAGCCCGCCGAAGGTGGGTCGAGCCCCTCCAATCCCACCAAACGTATCTCAAAGATACTGACCAATTAATTTTTCAATATATAAGAAAAGAAGGCACCTATGGACGAACTCAAGAAAAAACTAGCACTTTCACAAAACGACAAGCTCAATGGACTTCGCGCGGCCGTGCTTGGCGCAAACGATGGCGTTGTTAGTACCGCAGGGCTCATCTTTGGTGTGGCAGGTGCTACCAACAACAAGGGTGCAATATTTACGGCCGGCCTCGCTGGACTAATTGCCGGGGCTATTAGCATGGCGGTCGGCGAGTACATATCGGTTAGCACGCAGCGTGACACCGAGCGTGCATTCATAGCGCGCGAAAAGAAACTGTTGGAAAAAGATCCGGCTGGTCAGCTGGAAGACTTGGCAGCGTTTTATGAAGCAAAGGGCGTTTCACGCAAAACCGCGCTTCAGTTTGCGCGCGAACTGAGCGCCGATGACCCGGTAAAAGCGCACCTTGAGGCCGAACTGAAGCTTGACGAAAACGACCTCACTAACCCCATGACAGCTGGTATCGCCTCGTTCTTTTCGTTTGGGCTGGGGGCGCTCATACCGCTCACGGCGGCGGTTGCCTCGCCCGATAGTACCCGCATAAAGACCACACTGCTGGCAGTCATTGCGGGGCTGTTCCTCACCGGTTACTACAGCGCAAAATTTGGTGGCGCCAACAAACGTGCCGCCGTACTTCGCGTACTGGTCGGCGGTATAACGGCTATGGCGGTGACATACGCCATCGGCCGCGCTTTTGGTACTGCAATAAGCTAGAGCTTTTCTTCGCCTAGCTATCGCTAGACAAGTAAAAACCTCAGCTTTCACTGAGGTTTTTACTTGGTGGCTCCTCCCAGACTCGAACTGGGGACACAAGGCTCTTCAGGCCTCTGCTCTACCAACTGAGCTAAAGAGCCACACTAACAGGCTATTGTAGCCTAACAGAGGTGTAAACTCAAGCCGTGCAAATGCGCCAGCTTACCGTAACTATTTTGTAAGATAAAACACACTTATTCCTGAGCAATAGGTTTAAACTATAAGCACCATCTAAAGGAGGGTTTATGAGAAAGTATCTTACAACAGGGCTAGTCGTGCTTGGATTTCTTGCGGCGGCAGCTTTTTCGACCAGTAGCGTAAGCGCACTAACTACCGTAAACGGCTGCTCTTTCGACGATAGTATCGCTGGCGTCTGGAAACTGACTGCTGACTGTACAAGTACAGCACAAATAAATGTGCCATCAAACACAGTAGTGAAGGGCGGTGGGCATACCATATCTCCAAATTTCACAAAGACAGACAATGATAATAATGCCGCACTCGGTGTTGTTGGAATGAATAGCGTTACCGTTCGTAACCTTACCATCGATGGTACAGCGGGTGTTAAGTTACACGGTATTAATGTTTTTCAATCATCCGGCGTGAAACTAGTGAGTGTAATACTTAAGAACAATAGCCGAAACGGACTGGTCGTCAATGGCTCCGAAGTCACGGTGCGTAATCTAACGACTGCTGCAAACGTATGGGGCAGTGTGGATGTGGACTTAGGTTCGGGCGTTACCATGCCAGCCAGTCTAACAGTGAAGGGCATAAGTAATCATTCGGACGTTGCCCACATATATGTAGATGACAGCACAAAGGCTGTTAGTGTCAATGACGTCCGAGGGCAGTACATGGTGTCACATCCTGGCATCCAGCCAAATGATAAACTTTACACTCTCAAGAAAGTCGTTACTACGAAAAATCAGTGCAAAAACGGTGGCTGGCAAAGGCTTATGACGGTCGACCACTGGGGCTTCCAAAATCAAGGGAAGTGCGTATCGTATGTTGAGCACGTTGTGGACCACCACGGTCATCACGGTGATCGTGAACACGAGCATGACGACATGGATGACTAGTAAGTAATATGCGCTAGGATGTAAAGCGGTCATTAGGCCGCTTTACTTTATACGGCCAATAGAGCTTTCTCGGGGTCATCAATTTGCGAGCTACTGTAGCTACCAATAACTCGCACTGCATTGCCGGCCCGTTCAAGTTGCTGTATTGCGGTCTGTACGCTTGAATGTGTGAGTGCAGCCACGACATTCATGTAGAAACTGTAGCGAGCTGCCGTTCTTGCTTCAGATATGCTATCAATAGCGCTTAGGTTTAGGCCGAGACTCCTACGCGCAAATGGATGGCGTATATCAAAATCTCGTCTTCGCATATGGCGAAGAATTTCTTCAAGAGACCCGGGATGGTCTGCGGGCTGCTTTATGTGCAGTGCGGTATCTGTCGCCCATGGATTTAGAAGGGGCTCCGGAGATAAAAGCGCAAAGGTTGTGTAATTATTGTCTGGGCTTACCGGATCATTAAGGATTGCCACTGCGCCCTGATCTCGGTACTTGTGTACGGCCATTTTGCCAGCAATCGCAACGTAGCGTAAACCATGCCTATCTGGTTCGCCTGCTCGTTCTATGACTTCTCTCATAGCACCAGCAGTATCATTTCTTTCTTCTAAAATCGCATGGGGTAGTATTTTTCGTAGAGCAACCCTTGCTTGACCTAATGCTTTTGGGTGTGAAATAACACGAACGCTATCGCCAGCTTCTTGTAGTGCGTCTAGTGAGGAGAAACTTTCGTGCCCCGCCAGATATTGGCGAATGAGTGCCCGCAACATTTCAACTACAAAAGAGTCATCATTTCGCAACAATTCTTGCATAGAAGGCTGAACCTGACCGTCGACCGTGTTATCGAGTGCAGTAAAACCAAAGTCAACTTCGTGCTTGTTTAATTTATCATGCACTTCTTCGAAAGTCTCACACGCAACGATCCGCGGATTTATAAGTAGTCTCGAGTGACGAACAACGACATCATGAAACGAACCCGGCTCTCCCTGAATAGCAACGGTAGATGATTCTATAGGTAATAAGATCGGTGGCATGTATGTATCCTTGTATCTTTATAATTAAAAACGCCTCCTGGTGGAGGCGGGTGTTTGCTGGTAGTTTTTGGCTAAAAGCTTACACGGCCTCCTTGCGAGGAGTGGTAAAAAAGCTAAAGCCGAAACTTTGTATGGACATGAATATAACTCTAGCACAAATTACTGTATTTCACACCATTTTTTTCGAGGCCCCCTACGGTACCTGCCTAAATGGTAGTTTGCAGAATCCCATTTGGCATAATATCAAAAACAAAAGTCCTAGCTTCTTTTCGATAGATGTTACGAGGTCTTAATACATAAACTGTCGAATATCTGGTTTAAGGTAAGGAAACTGTTCAACGGCAAAATCGTAAAGTATTGTCTTGGGGTCTACTTTAGTTTGGTTGAAACTTGAGATTGACATGGAGAGCTGCATTGCGACGATCTCTTTGTATGAATTTACTGAGCTTAGGATTGGTCGGTGTAGTGGTTCGCCGCGCACACCAGCACCAATTTGTGTTGCAACGTATCTACGTTGTTTTATGATGTTTGCAAATTGACTATCAAAAATTCTCATCTTGCTGTTTGTAAGGCACACCTTCGTCTGGTCGT encodes:
- the murB gene encoding UDP-N-acetylmuramate dehydrogenase, which translates into the protein MLTINEHVSLASYSTMRLGGEAAYLTEIHTREDLKEAFRWASEKELPMLMIGGGSNIVWRDEGFPGLIMVNRILGYEDYVSLDSHFITVGAGEIWDTVVGRSVAAGLTGIEALSLIPGTAGATPVQNVGAYGQEIAQTITSVEVFDRTTGQLTTVPTEACGFSYRHSLFQTEYRERFFITAITLHLTAGNPFPPYYSAVEKYLAEHPVNGPVTPRVIRDAVIDIRSTKLPDPALVANNGSFFANPIVDGKTFIELIETYPTMPNYPSEGGGVKIPAAWLIEQVGYKDVHDSRTGMATWPAQPLVLVNEHAKSTADLLKFRDEITQAVQSRFGITLCQEPELLP
- a CDS encoding helix-turn-helix transcriptional regulator; protein product: MAQKDTSAPYSLLGKKLRKLREAHRESVAEVSGAVEIEEKYLSNIEAGKDRPSEDILLLLISHFGLEDDNADELWHLAGYHQHEDSEPHAHTEQDDARQRTAAMMIMLDPRVMYSDSVEVVSNKQGVIVNFSQTAGPDAPHLTISRIGMSYDQAKAVMGILHQVLYNHDNPGNTRRLSGGKANKPE
- a CDS encoding alpha,alpha-trehalase yields the protein MLDNELFDKAMAAAEQAARKLLPAKHVPLSATDVATARSYIADYWVKLERYHPADDESLLGMPNPYLVPSYDETASFDYNELYYWDSYFMVQGILDEPHRDLVIGILENLLYLFERFGAVPNASRTYLTGRSQPPLLTSFIFDVYSAYSLSETWLKKAISVAQEEYRVVWCGTKKPNERLVYKNLSRYYDINHLHDLAEAESGWDMTPRFNRRALHYLPVDLNALLYKYETDFARAERIFGNEEGAKKWLTAAESRKKTMNELMWDQLRGLYYDYDFKKQRRGNISSLAAYFPMWAGMVSEKRAANLVKALRRFENKGGLATTDALPLGQFVPGSMPVQWAFPNGWAPLHFIVVEGLLKYGYREDAERIATKWLHTNLDWFNEHGVFLEKYNVVSPDKPPQKGVYPSQTGFGWTNAVFERFCQEFIDVKSANP
- a CDS encoding transposase family protein gives rise to the protein MTITMQQHTLPTIEELRQFVSGTQSLDLTIVHKQEAYAWLQQLVVRLDYQHLGKKDKGVVREYAIAVTGYSRAQVTRLIGQYLRTGCIALEPVNMRNQFALRYTREDIGLLAELDDAHDRLSGKAAKVLAQRAFVTFGDARYERLSAISVSHIYNLRGTVTYRNQSHTFTKTQATTIAIGERRKPRPNGQPGFIRIDTVHQGDKDKEKGVYHINLVDEVTQWEVVVAVERITERYMLPALEAALVLFPFVIVEFHADNGSEYINKQVAALLKAMLIKLSKSRAYQSGDNGLVETKNGSIIRKALGYAHIPREYAPDINSWYCTWFVPYLNFHRPCGYRITSVDSKTGKRTHRYPVNGYMVPYEKLKSLPDAKQYLKTGSSFEKLDEVAYAESDTAWAIAMNKAKDQLLKTLYTKR
- a CDS encoding alpha-glucosidase C-terminal domain-containing protein, which produces MKTWKDVNAIYQIYPRSFQDSNGDGVGDLQGIIRRLPYLKGEPDSLGVDAVWFSPFFPSPMADFGYDVSDYCNIDPLFGSLDDFKELIAKAHERDIKVMIDFVPNHSSDQHPWFQESKSSRDNPKRDYYVWRDAKPDGSPPNNWISIFGGSAWEWDEATGQYYLHTFLKEQPDWNWENPDVRREMQRVLRFWFDLGVDGMRADAVRWISKDEHLRDDPLNPAFIETPSADPYWRLLHVHSRFGPHLFDYLRELTDVVEQYPDRIMIFEDYPDGVFTTRDQYLGFYGVNPRVSMPFNFEGINATFTAQHFRGFITEFQGFIDPSQHTPVYCFGNHDQPRLVSRVGERQASLIAILQTTLPGLPVMYYGDELGMKNAYIAPDEEQDPLNAIKPGLGLGRDPERTPMQWDGGQYAGFSDAKPWLPLAGQHEQCNIATMSQKHDTFLSLYRWLLDFRSRSNVLKHGGYETLDATNPHVFSFARMLGNEQLLIVLNFSNRRRSYDLPPGSHILMSSMQSCSAGISRKNQLKLQPYEAVIVGQMHSA
- a CDS encoding VIT family protein gives rise to the protein MDELKKKLALSQNDKLNGLRAAVLGANDGVVSTAGLIFGVAGATNNKGAIFTAGLAGLIAGAISMAVGEYISVSTQRDTERAFIAREKKLLEKDPAGQLEDLAAFYEAKGVSRKTALQFARELSADDPVKAHLEAELKLDENDLTNPMTAGIASFFSFGLGALIPLTAAVASPDSTRIKTTLLAVIAGLFLTGYYSAKFGGANKRAAVLRVLVGGITAMAVTYAIGRAFGTAIS